From Novosphingobium decolorationis, one genomic window encodes:
- a CDS encoding outer membrane protein: MKKIALLAASAALFALPAAANAQAFVQIEGGLDVAQHDGDSEAGVQYGVSAGYDYQLSNNLFVGVQGSYGDSSARDCAHDVLEAGDRACLEARRDLAAVVRLGTNIGARNKLYVLGGYTNTRVGVSYKSDTLDQNLAGFSDLGAHDTLNGFRVGAGYEYDVTSNLFIKAEYRYSNYGSDFSRHQGVLAVGTKF; this comes from the coding sequence ATGAAGAAGATTGCTCTTCTCGCCGCCAGTGCTGCACTGTTCGCCCTCCCCGCTGCTGCCAACGCCCAGGCGTTCGTGCAGATCGAAGGTGGTCTCGACGTGGCGCAGCACGACGGCGATTCCGAGGCGGGCGTTCAGTATGGTGTTTCGGCAGGTTACGACTACCAGCTCTCCAACAACCTTTTCGTCGGTGTGCAGGGAAGCTACGGCGACAGCTCGGCCCGCGACTGCGCGCATGATGTCCTCGAAGCCGGCGACCGCGCCTGCCTCGAAGCGCGTCGTGACCTCGCAGCCGTCGTTCGCCTCGGCACCAACATCGGCGCGCGCAACAAGCTTTACGTGCTGGGTGGCTACACCAACACCCGCGTCGGCGTGAGCTACAAGAGCGACACGCTCGACCAGAACCTTGCCGGCTTCAGCGACCTCGGCGCACACGACACGCTCAACGGCTTCCGCGTTGGCGCGGGCTACGAGTACGACGTGACCAGCAATCTCTTCATCAAGGCGGAATACCGCTACTCGAACTACGGTTCGGACTTCAGCCGCCACCAGGGCGTGCTGGCTGTCGGCACCAAGTTCTGA
- a CDS encoding ABC-type transport auxiliary lipoprotein family protein, with amino-acid sequence MMTMKSLFWMSSPARALAFGRGRLGAAAAAAAASLALAGCVSFAPEVPDTLIRLTPDHTAPAGSVARGKLSDAIVVLEPETERSLEALRVPVRIDPANIAYLKGAGWIEKPTRLFRALLAETIRADTDQMVLEGADYEVKGKTFIGGRLRDMGYDAQTSSVIVRYDAVRWQRGNEELERRRFEAVVPGVAAEAAAVGPALNQAANQVASEVAAWVKGG; translated from the coding sequence ATGATGACGATGAAAAGCCTGTTCTGGATGTCCTCCCCCGCACGCGCCCTGGCCTTCGGGCGCGGGCGGCTCGGCGCGGCTGCGGCTGCGGCTGCGGCGAGCCTGGCGCTCGCGGGCTGCGTCAGCTTTGCGCCCGAGGTGCCCGATACCCTGATCCGCCTGACCCCCGATCACACCGCGCCTGCAGGCTCGGTCGCGCGCGGCAAGCTCTCCGATGCGATCGTCGTGCTCGAGCCCGAGACCGAGCGCAGCCTGGAAGCGCTGCGCGTGCCCGTGCGCATCGACCCGGCGAATATCGCCTACCTCAAGGGCGCGGGCTGGATCGAGAAGCCCACGCGCCTGTTCCGCGCGCTTCTGGCCGAAACGATCCGCGCGGATACCGACCAGATGGTGCTGGAAGGCGCGGACTACGAGGTGAAGGGCAAGACCTTCATCGGCGGGCGTCTGCGGGACATGGGCTATGACGCGCAGACCAGTTCGGTGATCGTGCGCTATGACGCCGTGCGCTGGCAGCGCGGCAACGAGGAACTGGAGCGCCGCCGCTTCGAGGCGGTCGTACCGGGTGTCGCGGCCGAGGCTGCCGCGGTGGGCCCCGCGCTCAACCAGGCCGCCAACCAGGTGGCGAGCGAGGTCGCTGCCTGGGTCAAGGGCGGCTGA
- a CDS encoding MlaD family protein, with product METKANHVWVGAVTLILLALAAGFVVWLARLNEGNQQQYDIFFTQSVDGLALGSEVNFSGVPVGQISQIELWPKDPSFVRVRVKVNERVPITVGTTATIQGSFTGVSDIQLEGAVKGAPLLEEPGPEGVPVIPTKRGGFSEVLANAPLLMERLATLTENLNQLMSADNRRSITGILANTEKMTRDLSQATPQMRGAMAELQGTLDQATKTLAAFEGVANKTDDLLGSKGTSLAEQMRKTLKSAQESMDQLNQTMAHAQPALDQVSQSTLPAAESAIRDLRATSRALRNVTETIEEQGAGALLKGQKLPDYKP from the coding sequence ATGGAAACCAAAGCCAATCACGTCTGGGTCGGGGCCGTCACCCTCATCCTGCTGGCGCTCGCGGCGGGCTTCGTCGTCTGGCTGGCGCGCCTCAACGAAGGCAACCAGCAGCAGTACGACATCTTCTTCACCCAGTCGGTGGACGGCCTGGCGCTGGGCTCGGAAGTGAACTTCTCGGGCGTGCCGGTGGGCCAGATCTCGCAGATCGAGCTGTGGCCCAAGGACCCCAGCTTCGTGCGCGTGCGCGTCAAGGTGAACGAGCGCGTGCCGATCACGGTGGGCACCACCGCGACGATTCAGGGCAGCTTCACGGGCGTCTCGGACATCCAGCTCGAAGGCGCGGTCAAGGGCGCTCCGCTGCTGGAGGAACCCGGCCCCGAAGGCGTGCCGGTGATCCCGACCAAGCGCGGCGGCTTCTCCGAAGTGCTGGCCAACGCGCCGCTGCTGATGGAACGCCTCGCGACGCTGACCGAGAACCTCAACCAGCTGATGTCGGCCGACAACCGCCGCTCGATCACGGGCATTCTCGCCAACACCGAGAAGATGACCCGCGACCTTTCGCAGGCAACCCCGCAGATGCGCGGCGCGATGGCCGAACTGCAGGGCACGCTCGACCAGGCGACCAAGACGCTGGCCGCTTTCGAGGGCGTGGCGAACAAGACCGACGACCTGCTCGGCTCGAAGGGGACCTCGCTTGCCGAGCAGATGCGCAAGACCCTGAAGTCGGCGCAGGAATCGATGGACCAGCTGAACCAGACGATGGCCCACGCGCAGCCCGCGCTGGACCAGGTCTCGCAGAGCACGCTGCCCGCCGCCGAATCCGCGATCCGCGACCTTCGCGCGACCAGCCGGGCGCTGCGCAACGTGACCGAGACGATCGAGGAACAGGGGGCCGGTGCCCTGCTCAAGGGCCAGAAGCTGCCCGACTACAAGCCCTGA
- a CDS encoding ABC transporter ATP-binding protein, translating to MTDLTDDYSGDYPIKVRGLTNAFGEHVIHEELELKVRRGEVLGVVGGSGTGKSVLMRSIIGLQQPSSGEVEVLGHDMMTGGVEDDIDIRSRWGVLFQGGALFSTLTVGENVEVPLKQFYPEISDHLRQEIARFKVRLSGLPDEAAFKFPSELSGGMKKRAGLARALALDPELLFLDEPTAGLDPIGAAAFDNLTRELKETLGLTVFLITHDLDTLYAICDRVAVLADKKVIAVGTIPELLALDHPWIQEYFNGPRGRAALAGKEDPRIDAAVEDAPDGADAGGSDTTREAGA from the coding sequence ATGACCGACCTTACCGACGATTATTCGGGCGACTACCCGATCAAGGTGCGCGGCCTCACCAACGCCTTTGGCGAGCACGTCATCCACGAGGAGCTGGAGCTCAAGGTCCGCCGCGGCGAGGTCCTGGGCGTCGTCGGCGGCTCGGGCACTGGCAAGTCGGTGCTGATGCGCTCGATCATCGGCCTGCAGCAGCCGTCTTCCGGCGAGGTCGAGGTGCTGGGCCACGACATGATGACAGGCGGCGTCGAGGACGACATCGACATCCGCTCGCGCTGGGGCGTGCTGTTCCAGGGCGGCGCGCTGTTCTCCACGCTCACCGTGGGCGAGAACGTGGAAGTGCCGCTCAAGCAGTTCTACCCCGAGATTTCCGATCACCTGCGCCAGGAAATCGCGCGCTTCAAGGTGCGCCTGTCGGGCCTTCCCGACGAGGCCGCGTTCAAGTTCCCGAGCGAGCTTTCGGGCGGCATGAAGAAGCGCGCCGGGCTTGCCCGCGCCTTGGCGCTCGATCCTGAACTGCTCTTTCTCGACGAGCCGACCGCGGGGCTCGACCCCATCGGCGCGGCCGCGTTCGACAATCTCACGCGCGAGCTCAAGGAAACGCTCGGGCTTACCGTCTTTCTCATCACCCACGATCTCGACACCCTCTATGCGATCTGCGACCGGGTGGCGGTGCTGGCGGACAAGAAAGTGATCGCGGTGGGCACGATCCCCGAGCTCCTCGCGCTCGACCATCCCTGGATCCAGGAATATTTCAACGGCCCGCGCGGGCGCGCTGCGCTTGCAGGCAAGGAGGACCCCCGGATCGACGCCGCCGTGGAGGACGCGCCCGATGGCGCGGACGCGGGCGGGAGTGACACAACCCGAGAAGCGGGGGCATAA
- a CDS encoding ABC transporter permease, translating to MRQWSDFTVSESDGGKAPVLALSGSLRVHAIGDLEKRLKELDGTYSRLDISGLTDIDTTGAWIALDFAHERGIEITGASERAKRLFAAIGDVDGADARPERLPFVRRSVGELGILVSGWGRGFGQTVGFLGELICAFGTTIAHPSRFRGKALVHHMQHVGVNALWIVGLMSFLIGIVIAQQGAVQLAQFGAEFYTINLTGRLSMRELGVLMTAIMVAGRSGSAFAAQIGTMKLTEEVDAMRTIGVSPMEALVLPRVLAAMIMMPLLGFYAAICSIIGGAFISNFALDIPFFAFLRRTQEVVPLTDVWIGFIKAPVFALIVALAGCYQGMRVSGNAEEVGTRTTQAVVTAIFTVIVLDAFFAVFFTEIGWK from the coding sequence ATGCGACAATGGTCTGATTTCACGGTGTCGGAGAGCGACGGGGGCAAGGCGCCGGTACTGGCGTTGAGCGGTTCGTTGCGCGTCCACGCCATCGGCGATCTGGAAAAGCGCCTGAAGGAGCTCGACGGCACCTATTCGCGCCTCGACATCTCGGGCCTGACCGACATCGACACCACCGGCGCCTGGATCGCGCTCGACTTCGCGCACGAGCGCGGGATCGAGATCACCGGCGCGAGCGAGCGCGCCAAGCGCCTCTTTGCGGCCATCGGCGATGTCGACGGTGCCGATGCCCGGCCCGAGCGCCTGCCCTTCGTGCGGCGCAGCGTGGGCGAGCTGGGCATCCTCGTCAGCGGCTGGGGCCGGGGCTTTGGCCAGACGGTCGGGTTCCTGGGCGAACTGATCTGCGCCTTTGGGACCACCATCGCGCACCCCTCGCGCTTTCGCGGCAAGGCGCTGGTCCACCACATGCAGCACGTGGGCGTCAACGCGCTGTGGATCGTGGGCCTGATGAGCTTTCTCATCGGCATCGTCATTGCCCAGCAGGGCGCGGTGCAGCTCGCCCAGTTCGGCGCGGAATTCTACACCATCAACCTGACGGGCCGCCTGTCCATGCGCGAGCTTGGCGTGCTGATGACCGCGATCATGGTCGCGGGCCGCTCGGGCTCGGCCTTCGCCGCGCAGATCGGCACGATGAAGCTGACCGAGGAAGTGGACGCGATGCGCACCATCGGCGTCTCGCCGATGGAGGCGCTGGTCCTGCCGCGCGTGCTCGCCGCGATGATCATGATGCCGCTCCTGGGCTTCTACGCCGCGATCTGCTCGATCATCGGGGGCGCGTTCATCTCGAACTTCGCGCTCGACATTCCCTTCTTCGCGTTCCTGCGCCGCACCCAGGAAGTGGTGCCGCTGACCGACGTGTGGATCGGCTTCATCAAGGCCCCGGTCTTCGCGCTGATCGTGGCGCTCGCGGGCTGCTATCAGGGCATGCGCGTCTCGGGCAACGCGGAAGAAGTGGGCACGCGCACCACGCAGGCCGTGGTCACCGCGATCTTCACCGTGATCGTGCTCGACGCCTTCTTCGCCGTGTTCTTCACGGAGATCGGCTGGAAATGA
- a CDS encoding valine--tRNA ligase, which yields MTETTPETTPESTLDKTFDPAAIEARWYAHWEETGLFRPERPDAQPFTIVNPPPNVTGSLHIGHALDNTLQDIVIRHERLKGKDALWVVGTDHAGIATQMVVERQMEASQDKRTNYSREGFVEKVWEWKAESGGTITRQLRRLGCSMDWSREQFTMDPHFTEAVVKVFVDLYNEGLIYRDKRLVNWDPKLKTAISDLEVETREVKGGFWHFKYPLADGVTLDNGQDFIEVATTRPETMLADMAVAVNAEDERYKSVIGKEILQPITGRRFQIVADEHADPELGSGAVKITPGHDFNDFEVGKRAGFKPAEMLNMFDADANVVQTEDGLVPEKYLGMERFAAREAIVAEMKELGFLIPHVVTKTTKDGETETTEMDAEPRTIQTPYGDRGGVVIEPWLTDQWYVDAATLAKPAIAAVQDGQIEVVPKTWEKTYFNWMDNIQPWCVSRQLWWGHRIPAWYAADGKVYVAETEEAAQALAGDGVALTRDEDVLDTWFSSALWPFATLGWPEKTDLLAKHYPNDLLISGFDILFFWCARMAMQGLHFMDEVPWKKLYLHGLVRAADGAKMSKSKGNVVDPLGLIDQYGADALRFFMAAMESQGRDIKMDDKRIEGYRNFATKLWNAARFCQSNGVVASTSVAAPAATSAVNRWIIGEVVDTVAELDKAMADMRFDAAANTIYHFVWDSFCDWYIELVKGNFDEETRAVAGWVLDQILVMLHPFMPFVTEELWSKMGAREADLIVSAWPAPDASVDTAAKAEVEWLIALIGSLRGAKAELGIAPGARLTAYIAQVSDATRAIIGANATVIDRLARLDAIHFEAAPAGPVLQVGAGDAMLAIPLEGVIDIAAEKSRLEKALAASQKEAKSLDGRLSNPKFVEKAKPEAVEKARADHAHHTAEAQRLAAALERLG from the coding sequence ATGACCGAGACCACGCCCGAAACCACGCCGGAAAGCACCCTCGACAAGACCTTCGATCCCGCCGCGATCGAGGCCCGTTGGTACGCGCACTGGGAAGAGACCGGCCTCTTCCGCCCCGAGCGCCCCGACGCGCAGCCCTTCACCATCGTCAACCCGCCGCCCAACGTGACGGGTTCGCTGCACATCGGCCACGCGCTCGACAACACGCTGCAGGACATCGTGATCCGCCACGAGCGCCTCAAGGGCAAGGACGCGCTGTGGGTGGTGGGCACCGACCATGCGGGCATCGCCACGCAGATGGTGGTCGAGCGTCAGATGGAAGCGAGCCAGGACAAGCGCACCAACTATTCGCGCGAGGGCTTCGTCGAGAAGGTCTGGGAATGGAAGGCCGAGAGCGGCGGCACGATCACGCGCCAGCTGCGCCGCCTGGGCTGCTCGATGGACTGGAGCCGCGAGCAGTTCACCATGGACCCGCACTTTACAGAAGCCGTGGTCAAGGTCTTCGTGGACCTTTACAACGAGGGGCTCATCTACCGCGACAAGCGGCTGGTGAACTGGGACCCCAAGCTCAAGACCGCGATCTCCGACCTTGAGGTCGAGACCCGCGAGGTCAAGGGCGGCTTCTGGCACTTCAAGTACCCGCTCGCCGATGGCGTGACGCTGGATAACGGGCAGGACTTCATCGAGGTCGCGACCACGCGCCCCGAAACGATGCTGGCCGACATGGCGGTTGCCGTGAACGCCGAGGACGAGCGCTACAAGAGCGTGATCGGCAAGGAGATCCTCCAGCCGATCACCGGGCGCCGCTTCCAGATCGTCGCCGACGAGCACGCCGATCCCGAACTGGGCTCGGGCGCGGTGAAGATCACCCCGGGGCATGACTTCAACGACTTCGAAGTGGGCAAGCGCGCGGGCTTCAAGCCAGCCGAGATGCTCAACATGTTCGATGCCGACGCCAATGTCGTGCAGACCGAGGACGGCCTCGTCCCCGAGAAGTACCTTGGCATGGAACGCTTCGCCGCGCGCGAGGCGATCGTGGCCGAGATGAAGGAGCTGGGCTTCCTCATCCCCCACGTCGTCACCAAGACGACCAAGGACGGTGAGACCGAAACCACCGAGATGGACGCCGAACCGCGCACCATCCAGACCCCCTACGGCGACCGTGGCGGCGTGGTGATCGAGCCCTGGCTGACCGACCAGTGGTACGTCGATGCGGCAACGCTGGCCAAGCCCGCCATCGCGGCGGTGCAGGACGGCCAGATCGAAGTTGTCCCCAAGACCTGGGAGAAGACCTACTTCAACTGGATGGACAACATCCAGCCCTGGTGCGTCTCGCGCCAGCTCTGGTGGGGCCACCGCATCCCGGCGTGGTATGCTGCAGATGGCAAGGTCTACGTCGCCGAGACCGAAGAGGCCGCGCAGGCGCTCGCGGGCGACGGCGTGGCGCTGACCCGCGACGAGGACGTGCTCGACACCTGGTTCTCCTCGGCGCTGTGGCCGTTTGCGACGCTGGGCTGGCCGGAAAAGACCGACCTCCTCGCCAAGCACTACCCCAACGACCTTCTGATCTCGGGCTTCGACATCCTGTTCTTCTGGTGCGCGCGCATGGCGATGCAGGGCCTGCACTTCATGGACGAGGTGCCCTGGAAGAAGCTGTACCTCCACGGCCTCGTGCGCGCCGCCGATGGCGCGAAGATGTCGAAGTCGAAGGGCAACGTGGTCGATCCGCTGGGCCTTATCGACCAGTACGGTGCCGACGCGCTGCGCTTCTTCATGGCCGCCATGGAAAGCCAGGGCCGCGACATCAAGATGGATGACAAGCGCATCGAGGGCTACCGCAACTTCGCCACGAAGCTGTGGAACGCGGCGCGCTTCTGCCAGTCGAACGGCGTTGTCGCCTCGACCTCCGTCGCCGCGCCCGCCGCGACCTCGGCGGTCAACCGCTGGATCATCGGCGAAGTCGTCGACACCGTGGCCGAGCTCGACAAGGCCATGGCCGACATGCGCTTCGATGCCGCCGCGAACACGATCTACCATTTCGTGTGGGACAGCTTCTGCGACTGGTACATCGAACTGGTGAAGGGCAACTTCGACGAAGAAACCCGCGCCGTCGCCGGCTGGGTGCTCGACCAGATCCTCGTCATGCTCCACCCCTTCATGCCCTTCGTCACCGAAGAGCTGTGGTCGAAGATGGGCGCGCGCGAGGCCGACCTGATCGTCTCGGCCTGGCCCGCCCCGGACGCCAGCGTGGACACCGCCGCCAAGGCCGAGGTCGAGTGGCTCATCGCGCTGATCGGCTCGCTGCGCGGCGCCAAGGCGGAACTGGGCATTGCGCCCGGCGCGCGCCTCACCGCCTACATCGCGCAGGTCTCGGACGCGACGCGCGCCATCATCGGCGCCAACGCCACCGTGATCGACCGCCTCGCGCGCCTCGATGCGATCCACTTCGAGGCCGCGCCTGCAGGGCCGGTCCTGCAGGTGGGCGCGGGCGATGCGATGCTGGCCATTCCCTTGGAAGGCGTGATCGACATCGCGGCGGAAAAGAGCCGCCTCGAAAAGGCGCTTGCCGCCTCGCAGAAGGAAGC